The nucleotide sequence CGGGATCACACCCGACATCTGGGAGATGACGAGCTCCGGTTCGATGTCGACCATCCGCACGCCCGAGTAGGAATATTGGTAATCGACAATGAATCGTAAAGCGGCGTCGAGCTTGTCGACGCCCTTCAATCCGGCGGTGGCCTTGCTCAAGCCGCTTTCGAAGACTTGGCGCTCGTAGCGTGAAAACGTGGCGAGCAACTCTTCTTTGGAGGCGAACCAGCGGTAGAGCGTGGGGCGCGATACGCCCGCCTGGGCGGCGACTTCGGAGAGGCTGAGCTTGGTCTTGCCGCTGCGCGCCAGCACTTCGGCGGTGGCCGCGAGGATGCGCTGACGCGTCGACGTGTCGCCGTCAGTGGTGTCGATTGCCCCAAACGCCTGGCTCATGTCTGAAACCTTACGAAAGATCCGCGGGTGTCACCGATTTTGGCGCTGCTTTCCAACATCATCGGGCCCGCCGGCGCACCAGGACCGATTGCGCGATGGTGCCGACCGCACCTTGCTGGTCGAACAGGGTGCCCGCCGCCGTGCCGATTCCGTCGGGTCCGTAGCTGGTTTCGGCGCGAATGCCGATCCAATCCCCGGCCGGGATGCGGAACACGTGCACGGCCAGGTCGGTGTTGAGGAAGGTCCACTTGGTGATGTCCAGCTTGCTGCCGATGCCGTTGGCGCAGTCCGCCACCGCGAACAGCCGTTCTAGCGGCGTCATGG is from Mycobacterium marinum and encodes:
- a CDS encoding TetR/AcrR family transcriptional regulator, encoding MSQAFGAIDTTDGDTSTRQRILAATAEVLARSGKTKLSLSEVAAQAGVSRPTLYRWFASKEELLATFSRYERQVFESGLSKATAGLKGVDKLDAALRFIVDYQYSYSGVRMVDIEPELVISQMSGVIPEMREGLQRLLPGPNAAVKAATAIRIAISHYIVRSDDADQFLAQLRHAVGLKGG